The following proteins are co-located in the Streptomyces sp. NBC_00435 genome:
- a CDS encoding DUF742 domain-containing protein has translation MRSPASDRLPIRGADRRPARVRPYSLTGGRTRFTQILNVETFVATLDTKVSEPRKPDRMPEMPAIVEVCRRMRTIAEIAALLKLPLGVVRVLVSDLADQGRIRVYGTGHGSGRPDRALLERVLSGLRRL, from the coding sequence GTGAGGAGTCCGGCCTCCGACCGGCTGCCGATACGCGGCGCCGACCGCCGTCCCGCCCGCGTACGCCCGTACTCCCTCACGGGCGGCCGCACCCGCTTCACGCAGATCCTGAACGTCGAGACCTTCGTCGCCACCCTCGACACCAAGGTGTCCGAGCCGCGGAAGCCCGACCGGATGCCGGAGATGCCGGCGATCGTCGAGGTCTGCCGCCGCATGCGCACGATCGCCGAGATCGCCGCACTGCTGAAGCTGCCGCTCGGCGTGGTCCGCGTCCTGGTCAGCGACCTCGCCGACCAGGGAAGGATCCGCGTCTACGGGACCGGGCACGGCAGCGGCCGTCCCGACCGCGCGCTGCTCGAAAGGGTGCTCAGTGGGCTCCGCCGTCTCTGA
- a CDS encoding GTP-binding protein has translation MGSAVSETGLLVQDPNPDEPVQPWQYDRSRAPVAVKVLVAGGFGVGKTTFVGSVSEIEPLRTEAVMTEAAAPTDDLTATPDKHTTTVAMDFGRVTLDDDLVLYVYGTPGQERFWFMWDDLVRGAIGGIVLADTRRLRDCFPALDYFESCGLPYAVAVNHFEGTPSYEPDDVREALTVPAGVPVVIMDARRRVTVLESLLTLVGHALDSTPE, from the coding sequence GTGGGCTCCGCCGTCTCTGAAACCGGGCTCCTCGTCCAGGACCCGAACCCGGACGAGCCCGTACAGCCCTGGCAGTACGACCGCTCACGCGCGCCCGTAGCCGTCAAGGTGCTGGTGGCGGGCGGGTTCGGCGTGGGCAAGACCACGTTCGTCGGTTCCGTGTCCGAGATCGAACCGCTGCGCACCGAGGCGGTGATGACCGAGGCCGCCGCCCCGACCGACGACCTGACCGCGACCCCGGACAAGCACACCACCACCGTCGCCATGGACTTCGGGCGCGTCACGCTCGACGACGACCTCGTCCTGTACGTGTACGGGACGCCCGGCCAGGAGCGCTTCTGGTTCATGTGGGACGACCTGGTGCGGGGCGCGATAGGCGGGATCGTGCTCGCCGACACGCGGCGGCTGCGCGACTGCTTCCCGGCGCTCGACTACTTCGAGAGCTGCGGGCTGCCGTACGCCGTCGCCGTCAACCACTTCGAGGGCACGCCTTCGTACGAACCGGACGACGTGCGGGAGGCGCTGACCGTACCGGCCGGCGTACCCGTGGTGATCATGGACGCGAGGCGCCGGGTCACGGTACTGGAATCCCTGCTGACCCTCGTGGGCCACGCCCTCGACTCGACCCCCGAATAG
- a CDS encoding styrene monooxygenase/indole monooxygenase family protein, with translation MRKILVVGAGQSGLQLALGLQAKGYEVTLMSNRTADEIRTGRVMSTQCMFDTALQHERDLQLNFWEQQAPKIEGLGVSVAAPDTSRAIDWLGKLKGHAQSVDQRVKMAGWLDTFAQRGGQLVIHGASVSDLDFFSRTYDLVLVAAGKGELVSLFGRDAARSPYDAPQRALAVSYVHGLGPRPEHPQTEAVRCNLVPGVGELFVMPTLTTSGRADILFWEGVPGGPLDVFAGVKDPAAHLALTLELMEKFTPWEYARATKVELTDAGATLAGRYAPVVRNPVGRLPGGGLVLGVADVVVANDPITGQGSNSAAKCAASYLSSILMHGDSPFDEAWMKATFDKYWFTSGKPTTQWTNAMLGVPPEHVLNLIGAAGQLQPVADRFANGFDNPADFDAYFYDPEDAADYLSEVAGASSSE, from the coding sequence ATGCGCAAGATACTCGTCGTCGGTGCCGGCCAGTCCGGCCTCCAGCTCGCCCTCGGACTCCAGGCGAAGGGGTACGAGGTCACCCTCATGTCCAACCGGACGGCGGACGAGATCCGCACCGGGCGGGTCATGTCCACCCAGTGCATGTTCGACACCGCGCTCCAGCACGAGCGGGACCTCCAGCTGAACTTCTGGGAGCAGCAGGCCCCGAAGATCGAGGGCCTGGGCGTCTCCGTCGCCGCCCCCGACACCAGCCGCGCCATCGACTGGCTGGGCAAGCTGAAGGGCCACGCCCAGTCCGTCGACCAGCGCGTGAAGATGGCCGGCTGGCTCGACACCTTCGCGCAGCGCGGTGGCCAGCTGGTCATCCACGGTGCTTCGGTCTCCGACCTCGACTTCTTCTCCCGCACCTACGACCTGGTGCTGGTCGCGGCGGGCAAGGGGGAGCTGGTCTCGCTGTTCGGCCGGGACGCGGCCCGCTCCCCGTACGACGCCCCGCAGCGCGCGCTCGCGGTGTCGTACGTGCACGGGCTCGGTCCGCGGCCCGAGCACCCGCAGACGGAGGCCGTGCGCTGCAACCTGGTCCCCGGCGTCGGCGAGCTGTTCGTGATGCCGACACTGACCACCTCCGGCCGGGCCGACATCCTGTTCTGGGAGGGCGTCCCGGGCGGCCCGCTGGACGTCTTCGCGGGCGTGAAGGACCCGGCGGCCCACCTCGCGCTGACGCTGGAACTGATGGAGAAGTTCACGCCCTGGGAGTACGCGCGGGCGACGAAGGTGGAGCTGACGGACGCGGGCGCCACGCTCGCCGGCCGTTACGCGCCCGTCGTGCGCAATCCCGTCGGCCGGCTGCCCGGCGGCGGTCTGGTGCTGGGCGTCGCGGACGTGGTCGTCGCCAACGACCCGATAACCGGGCAGGGCTCGAACTCCGCCGCCAAGTGCGCCGCCTCGTACCTCTCGTCGATCCTCATGCACGGGGACAGCCCGTTCGACGAGGCGTGGATGAAGGCCACCTTCGACAAGTACTGGTTCACCAGCGGCAAGCCGACCACCCAGTGGACGAACGCCATGCTCGGCGTCCCGCCCGAGCACGTGCTGAACCTGATCGGCGCGGCCGGGCAGCTCCAGCCGGTGGCGGACCGCTTCGCCAACGGCTTCGACAACCCGGCCGACTTCGACGCGTACTTCTACGACCCCGAGGACGCGGCGGACTACTTGTCGGAGGTCGCGGGAGCGTCCTCCTCCGAGTAG
- a CDS encoding C40 family peptidase, protein MSRRRRHRLLRAACLAAALVAAGPLPAAHAGPAAPGVPGAAETSETSETVGAPGAPEAPDAPGAPAAPAPATEPVGVLLTRLRGLYQRAEQATEAYNAAETALTARQGEERRLSTELGKARTAVTGAQATAGRLAREQYKGGRAFSPYARMLFAGDPQGALDQRRIAEREGARRAAALDRLTRGEQQADALATAARKALDSEQKLAADTKKHKDEAAAQLGEVERLLASLTPAQLTELGTREAEDTATAQRELVESGKLGAQSRTPTAAGGTALTYATAQIGKPYVWGAEGPASFDCSGLTSQAWAHAGRAIPRTSQEQWAQLPRVPLDELRPGDLVVYFPTATHVALYVGDGKVIQAPRPGAKVKVSPIAANPLLGAVRPDPDGAPLPAFSPPPLPESGAAAAGDDTGYSEEDAPATSDK, encoded by the coding sequence ATGTCACGTCGACGACGGCATCGGCTGCTTCGCGCCGCCTGCCTCGCCGCAGCCCTCGTCGCGGCGGGCCCGCTCCCCGCCGCCCACGCCGGGCCAGCCGCACCCGGGGTACCCGGAGCGGCCGAAACATCCGAAACGTCCGAAACGGTCGGAGCGCCCGGCGCGCCGGAAGCACCCGACGCACCCGGCGCCCCCGCCGCCCCCGCCCCCGCCACCGAGCCCGTCGGCGTCCTCCTCACCCGGCTCCGGGGCCTCTACCAGCGGGCCGAACAGGCCACCGAGGCGTACAACGCCGCCGAGACCGCCCTCACCGCCCGCCAGGGCGAGGAGCGCCGGCTCAGCACCGAGCTCGGCAAGGCCCGTACCGCCGTCACCGGCGCCCAGGCCACCGCCGGCCGGCTGGCGCGCGAGCAGTACAAGGGGGGCCGCGCGTTCTCCCCCTACGCCCGGATGCTGTTCGCCGGGGACCCTCAGGGGGCCCTGGACCAGCGCCGGATCGCGGAGCGCGAGGGCGCCCGGCGGGCCGCCGCGCTGGACCGGCTGACCCGCGGCGAACAGCAGGCCGACGCCCTCGCCACCGCCGCCCGCAAGGCCCTGGACTCCGAGCAGAAGCTGGCCGCCGACACGAAGAAGCACAAGGACGAGGCCGCCGCGCAGCTGGGGGAGGTCGAGCGGCTGCTCGCCTCCCTCACTCCCGCCCAGCTCACCGAGCTGGGGACGCGCGAGGCCGAGGACACCGCCACCGCGCAGCGGGAGCTGGTCGAATCGGGGAAGCTCGGCGCGCAGTCCCGTACCCCCACCGCGGCCGGCGGCACGGCCCTCACGTACGCGACCGCCCAGATCGGGAAGCCGTACGTCTGGGGCGCCGAGGGGCCTGCCTCCTTCGACTGCTCCGGGCTGACCTCGCAGGCCTGGGCGCACGCGGGCCGCGCGATCCCCCGGACCAGCCAGGAGCAGTGGGCCCAGCTGCCCAGGGTGCCCCTGGACGAGCTCCGGCCCGGGGACCTGGTGGTGTACTTCCCGACCGCCACGCACGTGGCCCTGTACGTGGGCGACGGCAAGGTGATCCAGGCGCCCCGGCCCGGCGCGAAGGTCAAGGTCTCGCCGATCGCCGCGAATCCGCTGCTCGGCGCGGTCCGGCCCGACCCCGACGGGGCGCCGCTCCCCGCCTTCAGCCCGCCGCCGCTCCCCGAGTCCGGGGCCGCGGCGGCGGGGGACGACACGGGCTACTCGGAGGAGGACGCTCCCGCGACCTCCGACAAGTAG
- a CDS encoding SHOCT domain-containing protein, protein MFIRPIGSVVNPSLRPSGSPLLRGILARGAYVWDAARQDAPRSPQDAGGGSAAGAGPAAPADPGTGPTATAPTASTPPAASGESADGHSGPRPDLPAAGGTDLTERLTQLSALAREGLLTPEEFTAAKARLLRD, encoded by the coding sequence ATGTTCATCCGACCCATCGGCTCCGTCGTGAACCCCTCCCTGCGCCCCTCGGGCAGCCCCCTGCTGCGCGGGATCCTGGCCCGCGGGGCCTACGTCTGGGACGCGGCCCGGCAGGATGCCCCGCGCTCCCCGCAGGACGCCGGCGGCGGATCGGCCGCCGGCGCCGGGCCTGCCGCCCCCGCCGATCCCGGAACCGGCCCCACCGCTACGGCCCCCACGGCCTCCACGCCGCCCGCGGCCTCCGGGGAATCCGCGGACGGGCACTCCGGCCCGCGCCCGGACCTGCCGGCGGCGGGCGGAACCGACCTCACGGAGCGGCTGACCCAGCTGTCGGCCCTGGCCCGCGAGGGCCTGCTGACCCCGGAGGAGTTCACGGCGGCCAAGGCCCGGCTGCTCCGGGACTGA
- a CDS encoding DUF6325 family protein, translating into MGPAEFIVLAFPEEQLRVAAVEAVMGLRKAGVVRLIDGLVATKTAAGEVLAAEFDEFVELRGLLAHREAAPLIGPEDVRESAGLMDRGSCALLLVVEHVWAEDAAIAVRAAGGRIAGAVRLPADRVGAA; encoded by the coding sequence ATGGGACCTGCGGAGTTCATCGTCCTGGCCTTTCCGGAGGAACAGCTGCGGGTCGCGGCGGTCGAGGCGGTGATGGGGTTGCGCAAGGCCGGGGTCGTGCGGCTGATCGACGGCCTGGTGGCCACTAAGACGGCGGCCGGCGAGGTGCTGGCGGCGGAGTTCGACGAGTTCGTCGAACTCCGGGGCCTGCTCGCCCACCGCGAGGCCGCCCCGCTGATCGGCCCGGAGGACGTCCGGGAATCGGCCGGGCTGATGGACCGCGGCAGCTGCGCACTGCTCCTGGTCGTCGAACACGTCTGGGCCGAGGACGCCGCGATCGCCGTCCGCGCCGCGGGCGGCCGGATCGCGGGAGCGGTGCGGCTCCCGGCCGACCGGGTGGGGGCGGCCTGA
- a CDS encoding FtsW/RodA/SpoVE family cell cycle protein, translating into MTALTAQVAEPAPPPPPDARAPKRRGVELSLLCGAVLISVLGHLYVGLTTTGHIPRPAAHYAAGLAVAALVAHLAVRLFAPYADPLLLPIAVLLNGLGLVLIQRLDATTPGNVTAGDQLRWSGLGMALFVLAVALLRDHRVLQRYAYLSVAAALGLMLVPVFFPAVNGAHIWIRFAGLSFQPGEFAKILLAVFFAAYLAANRTALALTGRTLFWKLKLLPGRVLGPILAIWLLSVGVLVLERDLGTSLLFFGLFVIMLFTATGRIGWIAIGLLLAAVGAYAVGTFEPHVNSRVDDWMNPFASIERGDGPGQLAQSLFAFGAGGLLGAGLGHGQSFLIGFAAKSDFILATAGEELGLVGLTAILLLYGLLVARGFRAGLALRDPFGRLLATGLASIVALQVFVIAGGVTGLIPLTGMAMPFLAQGGSSVVTNWIIVAVLVRLSDSARRPRPAEEAEA; encoded by the coding sequence ATGACCGCTCTGACGGCACAGGTGGCGGAGCCCGCCCCGCCACCGCCACCCGATGCCCGCGCTCCCAAGCGCCGCGGAGTCGAGTTGTCGCTGCTCTGCGGAGCCGTCCTGATCTCCGTCCTCGGCCATCTCTACGTGGGCCTCACCACCACCGGCCACATCCCCCGCCCGGCCGCCCACTACGCCGCCGGACTCGCCGTCGCGGCACTCGTCGCCCACCTCGCCGTCCGGCTGTTCGCCCCGTACGCCGATCCGCTGCTGCTCCCGATCGCCGTCCTGCTCAACGGCCTCGGCCTGGTCCTCATCCAGCGCCTCGACGCCACCACCCCCGGCAACGTCACCGCCGGGGACCAACTGCGCTGGTCCGGGCTGGGGATGGCGCTCTTCGTGCTCGCGGTCGCACTGCTCCGCGACCACCGGGTGCTGCAGCGGTACGCCTACCTGTCCGTCGCCGCCGCGCTGGGGCTGATGCTGGTGCCCGTGTTCTTCCCGGCGGTGAACGGCGCGCACATCTGGATCCGCTTCGCCGGACTCTCCTTCCAGCCCGGGGAGTTCGCCAAGATCCTGCTCGCCGTCTTCTTCGCCGCCTACCTCGCGGCGAACCGCACCGCCCTGGCCCTCACCGGCCGCACCCTGTTCTGGAAGCTGAAGCTGCTGCCCGGCCGGGTCCTCGGCCCGATCCTCGCCATCTGGCTGCTCTCCGTCGGGGTGCTCGTTCTGGAACGCGACCTCGGGACCTCGCTGCTCTTCTTCGGCCTCTTCGTCATCATGCTGTTCACCGCCACCGGCCGGATCGGCTGGATCGCCATCGGGCTGCTGCTCGCCGCCGTGGGCGCGTACGCCGTCGGAACGTTCGAGCCGCATGTGAACAGCCGTGTGGACGACTGGATGAATCCTTTCGCCTCCATCGAACGCGGAGACGGCCCCGGCCAGCTCGCCCAGTCCCTCTTCGCTTTCGGAGCGGGCGGACTCCTCGGCGCCGGGCTCGGCCACGGCCAGTCCTTCCTCATCGGCTTCGCCGCCAAATCGGACTTCATCCTGGCCACCGCCGGTGAGGAGCTCGGCCTCGTCGGCCTCACCGCGATCCTGCTCCTCTACGGGCTCCTCGTCGCCCGCGGCTTCCGCGCCGGGCTCGCCCTGCGCGACCCCTTCGGCCGCCTGCTGGCCACCGGACTCGCCTCGATCGTCGCGCTCCAGGTGTTCGTCATCGCCGGCGGAGTCACCGGTCTGATCCCGCTGACCGGCATGGCGATGCCCTTCCTCGCCCAGGGCGGCTCCTCCGTCGTCACCAACTGGATCATCGTCGCCGTCCTGGTCCGGCTCAGCGACAGCGCCCGCAGACCCCGGCCGGCCGAGGAGGCCGAAGCGTGA
- a CDS encoding penicillin-binding transpeptidase domain-containing protein → MIRYIRWCAYFCALLLVALLVNVARVQVWESAGYGANPANKRPAIERYAEPRGEITVDGRPVTGSRDSRQLLRYERTYKNGPLYAPVTGFSSQTYGTSFLERAEDAVLSGTDPGLSAFPLWYELSRGRPGGGDAATTVRANVQLAAYAGLAGKRGAVAAVEPATGRILALVSSPSYDPAVLSGTGARVKEAWERLNADPTKPMLNRALRETYPPGSTFKIVTAAAALDTGVVTDVDAPTQTPDPYPLPGTSTLLPNAGTGCADASMADAIQWSCNTVMAKIGVQVGLRAMTDTARRFGFNDGGLRVPSWVSRSNFDTDMSPDQLALSSIGQFNTRATPLQMAMVAAAVANGGELKAPYLVDRTTQDDGDPVRRTGQRSLGRAMTPVTAMRMQELMVKVVENGTGRNAAIPGAVVGGKTGTAQHGVGNAGTPYAWFISWAGPGGGRPPAVAVAVVVEDASAVRGDISGNGAAAPIARAVMEAALSTP, encoded by the coding sequence GTGATCCGCTACATCCGCTGGTGCGCGTACTTCTGCGCCCTGCTGCTTGTCGCCCTGCTGGTCAACGTCGCCCGTGTGCAGGTCTGGGAGTCCGCCGGCTACGGGGCGAACCCGGCAAACAAGCGTCCCGCCATCGAGCGCTACGCCGAACCGCGCGGCGAGATCACCGTCGACGGCCGTCCCGTCACCGGCTCCCGGGACAGCCGCCAGCTGCTGCGCTACGAGCGGACGTACAAGAACGGCCCGCTCTACGCACCGGTCACCGGCTTCTCCTCCCAGACCTACGGGACCAGCTTCCTGGAGCGCGCCGAGGACGCCGTCCTCTCCGGCACCGATCCCGGGCTCTCGGCCTTCCCGCTCTGGTACGAGCTCTCGCGCGGGCGTCCGGGCGGCGGTGATGCCGCCACCACCGTCCGGGCGAACGTGCAGCTGGCCGCGTACGCCGGACTCGCGGGCAAGCGGGGCGCGGTCGCCGCGGTGGAGCCCGCCACGGGCCGGATCCTCGCGTTGGTCAGCAGTCCCTCCTACGACCCGGCGGTGCTCTCCGGCACCGGGGCGCGGGTCAAGGAGGCCTGGGAGCGGCTCAACGCGGACCCCACCAAGCCGATGCTCAACCGCGCACTGCGCGAGACGTACCCGCCCGGCTCCACCTTCAAGATCGTTACGGCGGCGGCCGCCCTCGACACGGGCGTGGTCACCGACGTGGACGCGCCGACCCAGACCCCGGACCCGTACCCGCTGCCCGGCACCAGCACCCTGCTGCCGAACGCGGGCACGGGCTGCGCGGACGCCTCCATGGCCGACGCGATCCAGTGGTCGTGCAACACGGTGATGGCGAAGATCGGCGTACAGGTCGGGCTGCGCGCGATGACCGACACGGCGCGCAGGTTCGGGTTCAACGACGGCGGACTGCGGGTGCCCTCCTGGGTGTCCCGGTCGAACTTCGACACCGACATGAGCCCGGACCAGCTGGCCCTGTCCTCGATCGGCCAGTTCAACACCAGGGCCACGCCGCTGCAGATGGCCATGGTGGCGGCGGCCGTCGCCAACGGCGGGGAGCTCAAGGCGCCCTACCTGGTGGACCGCACGACACAGGACGACGGTGATCCGGTCCGCCGCACCGGCCAGCGCAGCCTCGGCCGGGCCATGACCCCGGTGACCGCGATGCGGATGCAGGAGCTGATGGTGAAGGTGGTGGAGAACGGCACGGGCCGCAACGCGGCGATCCCGGGCGCGGTGGTCGGCGGCAAGACCGGCACCGCGCAGCACGGAGTCGGCAACGCGGGCACCCCGTACGCCTGGTTCATCTCCTGGGCCGGGCCCGGGGGCGGGCGCCCGCCGGCGGTCGCCGTCGCGGTGGTCGTGGAGGACGCCTCGGCCGTCCGCGGCGACATCAGCGGCAACGGCGCGGCCGCGCCGATCGCCCGGGCGGTGATGGAGGCGGCGCTGTCCACCCCCTGA
- a CDS encoding DUF3291 domain-containing protein encodes MTYELAQVNISRLKYSLASPELKDFVDGLDHVNAVADAAQGFVWRLEGEGGDATDVAVFDDEWIIINMSVWQDAASLNAFMYAGRHRELMARRREWFEHVKEAMTALWWVPAGERPTVADAEERLTHLREHGPTPYAFTLREQFPPA; translated from the coding sequence ATGACCTACGAACTCGCCCAGGTGAACATATCCCGGCTCAAGTACTCCCTCGCATCCCCCGAACTGAAGGACTTCGTCGACGGCCTCGACCACGTCAACGCGGTCGCGGACGCGGCGCAGGGGTTCGTCTGGCGACTGGAGGGCGAAGGGGGCGACGCGACCGACGTGGCCGTCTTCGACGACGAGTGGATCATCATCAACATGTCGGTCTGGCAGGACGCCGCGTCCCTGAACGCCTTCATGTACGCGGGGCGCCACCGCGAGCTGATGGCCCGGCGCCGCGAGTGGTTCGAGCACGTCAAGGAGGCCATGACCGCCCTGTGGTGGGTCCCGGCGGGGGAGCGCCCCACGGTCGCGGACGCCGAGGAACGCCTGACCCACCTGCGGGAACACGGTCCGACCCCGTACGCGTTCACCTTGCGCGAGCAGTTCCCACCGGCCTAG
- a CDS encoding ferritin-like domain-containing protein, which produces MSTHELYTNDPGGTVWSVPASGSARFSWEYAEGRERLLALYQKGKDKQWDGAKRIDWDIEVDPYDPLGTPDEALPLHGTRHWAKLTERDRGELRRHYSAWNFSQFLHGEQGAMVCAARIVESVPDLDAKFYSATQTMDEARHAEIFGRFLHEKIGMLYPINDSLQGLLGDTLRDSRWDMPYLGMQVLIEGLALAAFGMIRDTTNKALPKQILAYVMQDEARHVAFGRMALRDYYKQLSDAELREREEFVIEGCYLMRDRLRGVEVLENFGIPRKEAEDFSERSEFLALFRKLLFSRIVPCVKDIGLWGERLQKAYLDMGVFEMGNSNLDLLMSQDEEIAEALDRERFTAEERLRVAEVAEAVADGAA; this is translated from the coding sequence GTGTCAACGCACGAGCTCTACACCAATGACCCGGGTGGAACCGTCTGGTCGGTCCCCGCCTCCGGCAGTGCCCGCTTCAGCTGGGAGTACGCGGAGGGCCGCGAGCGGCTGCTCGCGCTGTACCAGAAGGGCAAGGACAAGCAGTGGGACGGCGCCAAACGCATCGACTGGGACATCGAGGTGGACCCGTACGATCCGCTGGGCACCCCGGACGAGGCGCTGCCGCTGCACGGCACCCGACACTGGGCCAAGCTCACGGAGCGGGACCGGGGCGAGCTGCGCCGGCACTACAGCGCGTGGAACTTCAGCCAGTTCCTCCACGGCGAGCAGGGCGCGATGGTGTGCGCGGCGCGCATCGTCGAGTCGGTGCCGGACCTGGACGCGAAGTTCTACTCCGCGACGCAGACCATGGACGAGGCCCGGCACGCCGAGATCTTCGGGCGGTTCCTGCACGAGAAGATCGGAATGCTCTACCCGATCAACGACAGCCTGCAGGGGCTCCTCGGCGACACCCTGCGCGACTCCCGCTGGGACATGCCGTACCTGGGGATGCAGGTGCTCATCGAGGGGCTGGCGCTGGCCGCCTTCGGCATGATCCGCGACACCACCAACAAGGCGCTGCCCAAGCAGATCCTGGCCTACGTGATGCAGGACGAGGCACGGCACGTGGCGTTCGGGCGGATGGCGCTGCGCGACTACTACAAACAGCTGTCGGACGCCGAACTGCGCGAGCGCGAGGAGTTCGTGATCGAGGGCTGCTACCTGATGCGGGACCGGCTGCGCGGGGTGGAGGTGCTGGAGAACTTCGGCATCCCCCGCAAGGAGGCGGAGGACTTCAGCGAGCGCTCCGAGTTCCTGGCGCTCTTCCGCAAGCTGCTGTTCAGCCGGATCGTGCCGTGCGTCAAGGACATCGGGCTGTGGGGCGAGCGACTGCAGAAGGCGTACCTGGACATGGGCGTCTTCGAGATGGGGAACTCCAACCTGGACCTGCTGATGAGTCAGGACGAGGAGATCGCCGAGGCCCTCGACCGGGAACGGTTCACGGCCGAGGAGCGGCTACGGGTGGCGGAGGTGGCCGAGGCCGTCGCCGACGGAGCGGCCTAG
- a CDS encoding AurF N-oxygenase family protein produces the protein MTTVTERAELRDALGLLKDREQIAERLLESSAKHSFDPDKELDWDAPPIDGKYYWPPELLSLFDTPLWKRMGEEQRIELSRHEAAALGSLGIWFEIILMQLLTRHIYDKRLTSNHVRYALTEIADECRHSMMFARMIKTGGAPEYPVSRTNHNLARVLKTISTTPGSFACTLLGEEILDWMQRLTFPDERVQPLVRGVTRIHVIEEARHVRYAREELRHQMLTAPRWEQELTRVSCGQAARVFAQAFVNPQVYDNIGLDRGEALAQVRASGHRREVMQTGAKRLTDFLDDIGLMRGVGRKLWKSSGLLA, from the coding sequence ATGACCACCGTGACCGAACGAGCCGAGCTGCGCGACGCCCTCGGCCTGCTCAAGGATCGCGAGCAGATAGCCGAGCGGTTGCTCGAATCCTCGGCGAAGCACTCCTTCGACCCGGACAAGGAACTCGACTGGGACGCCCCGCCCATCGACGGCAAGTACTACTGGCCGCCGGAGCTGCTCTCCCTCTTCGACACCCCGCTGTGGAAGCGGATGGGCGAGGAGCAGCGCATCGAACTCTCCCGCCACGAGGCGGCGGCGCTCGGGTCGCTCGGCATCTGGTTCGAGATCATCCTCATGCAGCTGCTCACCCGGCACATCTACGACAAGCGGCTGACCAGCAATCACGTCCGGTACGCACTCACCGAGATCGCCGACGAGTGCCGCCACTCGATGATGTTCGCCCGCATGATCAAGACGGGCGGCGCCCCCGAGTACCCGGTCTCCCGCACCAACCACAACCTCGCCCGCGTGCTGAAGACCATCTCCACCACCCCCGGTTCCTTCGCCTGCACCCTCCTCGGCGAGGAGATCCTCGACTGGATGCAGCGCCTGACCTTCCCGGACGAGCGCGTCCAGCCCCTCGTGCGCGGAGTCACCCGCATCCACGTCATCGAGGAGGCCCGCCACGTCCGCTACGCCCGCGAGGAACTGCGCCACCAGATGCTCACGGCCCCGCGCTGGGAGCAGGAACTCACCCGCGTCAGCTGCGGCCAGGCCGCCCGCGTCTTCGCGCAGGCCTTCGTGAACCCCCAGGTGTACGACAACATCGGCCTCGACCGGGGCGAGGCCCTCGCCCAGGTCAGGGCGAGCGGCCACCGCCGGGAGGTCATGCAGACCGGGGCCAAGCGGCTCACCGACTTCCTCGACGACATCGGCTTGATGCGCGGGGTCGGCCGCAAGCTGTGGAAGAGCTCGGGACTCCTCGCCTGA
- a CDS encoding TetR/AcrR family transcriptional regulator, protein MTAVRAYRRMSVEERRAQLLDAALTLFAHRAPEDVSLDDVAEAAGVSRPLVYRYFPGGKQQLYEAALRSAADALRLCFAEPQDGPLTQRLSRALDRYLAFVDEHDAGFSALLQGGSVVETSRTTATVDGIRRAAAEAILFHIGVPAPGPRLRMMVRTWITAVEAASLIWIDEGKQPEVDSLRDWLVDQFIALLTATAATDPETAAAARAALALESADGPVGVLARRVIPVVSEAAHLL, encoded by the coding sequence ATGACAGCCGTACGGGCGTACCGCAGGATGAGCGTCGAGGAACGGCGGGCCCAGCTCCTCGACGCGGCCCTGACGTTGTTCGCGCACCGGGCGCCGGAGGACGTCTCGCTGGACGACGTCGCCGAGGCCGCCGGTGTCTCGCGCCCCCTCGTCTACCGCTACTTCCCCGGCGGGAAGCAGCAGCTCTACGAGGCCGCCCTGCGCTCGGCGGCCGACGCCCTGCGGCTCTGCTTCGCCGAACCCCAGGACGGACCGCTGACCCAGCGGCTCTCCCGGGCCCTGGACCGGTACCTCGCCTTCGTCGACGAACACGATGCCGGCTTCTCCGCGCTCCTGCAGGGCGGCAGCGTGGTCGAAACCTCCCGCACCACCGCCACCGTCGACGGAATCCGCCGGGCGGCGGCCGAGGCGATCCTCTTCCACATCGGCGTACCGGCCCCTGGGCCGCGCCTGCGGATGATGGTGCGCACGTGGATCACGGCGGTCGAGGCCGCCTCGCTGATCTGGATCGACGAGGGCAAGCAGCCGGAGGTCGACTCCCTCCGGGACTGGCTGGTGGACCAGTTCATCGCGCTCCTCACGGCGACGGCCGCCACCGACCCGGAGACGGCCGCGGCGGCCCGCGCCGCCCTCGCGCTCGAATCGGCGGACGGTCCCGTCGGGGTGCTGGCCCGCCGCGTGATCCCGGTGGTCTCCGAGGCGGCCCACCTGCTGTGA